From a single Brassica napus cultivar Da-Ae chromosome C9, Da-Ae, whole genome shotgun sequence genomic region:
- the LOC106372223 gene encoding probable UDP-arabinopyranose mutase 5, producing the protein MSSSEINKNEVDIVIGALNADLTQFLNSWKPFFSGFHLIIVKDPELKDDLNIPEGFDVDVYSKPDIEKVVGAANATMFSGYSCRYFGYLVSKKKYIVSIDDDCVPAKDPKGVLVDAVSQHVTNLENPATPLFFNTLYDPYCEGADFVRGYPFSLRSGVPCAASCGLWLNLADLDAPTQALKTEQRNTSYVDAVMTVPLKAMLPISGINIAFNRELVGPALVPALRIAGEGKVRWETLEDVWCGMCLKHISDHLGYGVKTGLPYVWRNERGDAVESLRKKWEGMKLMEKSVPFFEALKLPESAVSVEDCVVELAKAVKEQLGSDDPAFTQAADAMVKWVQLWNSVNSSG; encoded by the coding sequence ATGTCGTCGTCTGAGATAAACAAGAACGAGGTTGACATTGTCATCGGAGCTCTCAACGCCGACCTAACCCAGTTCCTCAACAGCTGGAAACCCTTTTTCTCCGGTTTCCATCTCATCATCGTCAAAGACCCTGAGCTCAAGGACGACCTCAACATACCTGAAGGCTTCGACGTTGACGTCTACTCCAAGCCCGACATTGAGAAAGTTGTCGGCGCAGCCAATGCCACCATGTTCTCAGGCTATTCCTGCAGATACTTCGGTTACCTCGTCTCCAAAAAGAAGTACATCGTCTCCATCGATGACGACTGTGTCCCTGCCAAAGATCCCAAGGGAGTTCTAGTGGATGCTGTCTCTCAGCACGTGACCAACCTCGAGAACCCCGCCACGCCTCTCTTCTTCAACACCCTCTACGATCCTTACTGCGAGGGAGCTGATTTCGTGCGTGGGTACCCGTTTAGCCTTAGGAGCGGTGTCCCTTGCGCTGCCTCTTGTGGACTTTGGCTTAACTTAGCTGATCTTGACGCTCCAACGCAAGCTCTCAAGACGGAGCAGAGGAACACTTCCTACGTTGACGCGGTTATGACCGTTCCCTTGAAGGCTATGTTGCCCATAAGCGGGATCAACATTGCCTTTAACCGTGAGCTGGTGGGACCAGCTTTGGTGCCTGCGCTTAGAATCGCTGGTGAAGGGAAAGTGAGGTGGGAAACGCTTGAGGATGTTTGGTGTGGGATGTGTTTGAAACACATCTCTGATCATTTGGGGTACGGTGTGAAAACCGGGCTGCCTTATGTGTGGAGGAACGAGAGGGGAGATGCTGTGGAGAGTTTGAGGAAGAAGTGGGAAGGGATGAAGCTGATGGAGAAGAGTGTTCCGTTTTTCGAGGCTTTGAAGTTGCCTGAGAGTGCGGTTAGTGTTGAAGATTGTGTGGTTGAGCTTGCTAAAGCTGTGAAAGAGCAGTTGGGTTCGGATGATCCTGCCTTCACTCAAGCTGCTGATGCCATGGTCAAGTGGGTCCAGCTCTGGAACTCTGTCAACTCGAGCGGTTAA